The sequence below is a genomic window from Dyadobacter chenwenxiniae.
AGCTGGTCATTGGAAATCATAAAAGCTATTTTAATTCCTCCATCATCCGGTATATCTATATCTGCACCGCGTTGTAGAAATTTATACGCCAGTTCATAATTACCAATCTGGCATAAATAAAAGACTGGAGTCTGATGATGACTATCAACTACATTAATATTGGCACCCGCATCTATTAATTCCAAAGCTCTTTCAAACTGTGAAACTCTTAATGCATTATGTACCGGACTAAGCCCTTTATAATCTTTCAATTCAAAATCTCCTTTACCAATAAGAAGCTGATAATAAAAATTTGAATCATCTTTTATTGCCAAATTCAGTAAAAAAGTTAGATATGAGCCATTTTGATAAATCGGCACGTTTGGATCCGCTGAGTGATTTATCAGCCACTTAAAAGATTTTTTTTTATTTTTTAAATAGGCTAGATTAATAAATGTCAATCCACCTTCATTCAGATGATTTATATTAGATTCGTTTAAATGACTTTCCAGATAATTCAAATCCTCATTGCAAACAGCTTCTGCTATTTTACAATCTTCTCCTCGGAATAAATCACTGTTTTGTGTCATAATAAAAAAATAGTACGCAATAGCAAATATAACAGTAAATATGCTACCCAAGCATAGACGTATCTTTACCGATTGACAAGATATATTCATCCATATTTTTTTCATATTCAAAGTTGACAATCATTTGATCAACACTATGCCCCTGCAAGGCCATGTTCCCACTCTTACGCAGGCCATAGACCACTGATAATATGGGTGAGAGAAAACTAAGGGCAATTACAGGAATAATTAACGCAAGCCATGAATGTTGATCCATATTCGGAACATTAACATCGAATCTGTTGCCTATGGCTTTTGGAGTAAGCGAAAAATTGTCCTGTATGTTATTAAGCGGGTCGCTTTTAGAATAAAATGCGTCAATGTTCTTAGCCCTGGCTTCAAATACCTCGGGATCAATCCCTAAGCGCTTTACTGTCGCCATGTTGAGCCCCGCAGAGTTAATAGTTGAAGCTTTACTGCCCGTAACAGTGCTTGCCGCAGAAGCAAGTCCTCCTCCCAATGAATGGCCAGTGAACTCTACGTTTGCAGTCCCAACTCTGTTTTGAATCCTTTTAGCTATTTCCATAGCATAGTTATATTGTTCTGACTTTTTTCCCAAACCTTGTTTGATATTGTGTTCCATATCAGTAACGGAATCAGTTCCTGCAAAAGCGACGACATATTTTGGAGGAGGAGATTTAAAACTAGGTTTATAAATTGCTGCTTTAAAATCGCTGATGGGATCTATTAAATCTGACTTATTAATACCAATCGAATTAAGTTCCGCTTCATCAAGTTTATGCCAACCCTCGGGTTGACCTTCAATAGGTGATATAAAATTCTTGTCTGCATCATAAACATCCTTACTCAGTTTGGCATTTTCTACTGCCCGACTGTTTCGTTCTAACCTTTCAGCAGCTAACATCAAAATTTCATTACCACTTTGCTTACCCTCGTAAATTAGAGATTGCCTTCTAAGATACCTGCTCTCCTTGTTCGGTTGTTTAGAAATACAATTTTCAGCACATCCCAATGCTTTTTGAGTAAACAGAATATCCATTTTTCTACTTCATTGAAAGTGATGGAATTTCAAAGATATACAAGTTAGAATCCGTAGTATCTTCTAATAGTTTATATTTGTATATTTCGTATTCCGGCTTTTCAATAAAATTAATACCATTTAATATACTTAATAAGGTATAAGCAGTTACACTTGCTTCCTGATCAATATTATATTCTATTGCCTGCCTATAACATTTATATGTGAATTGTTCCGCACTGAGACCTCCTAGCAAACTTGGGAAAGTTTTAGTATCAAAAGTTTGCGTCAGGTAGGCAATTACTTTTTTCTGATATGCATTTATTAGGATCAGATCAATTGACTGATACTGCTTTTTATAAATCTTCATAGCTGATTTTTAACATTTCTCGCAAAACGGAACACCATTATCTGCCGCCCTCTTCAATGTGACGGCCTGGGCGACTACCTTCGAAAGGGCATCGGGCATATCTTTCAACCCTGCCGCCAACGCCGCCGGAGGCGCGCCCGCAGCCGCACTCCCCGCATACGTCTCCCCAATCAAAACCGTAGGCAACCCAACCACAATCGTCCCGCCATGTGCGCACATATCCCCCATCCTTGCGGCCGGTTTTCCACCAATAAAAACACCAGTAGAACCAAGCACAATCGTATCAGGCGGGCCGGTGCATACGCACATATCGCCTGAGACCGCGGCAGGCATTCCGCCGATCAGGACGGTTGGGACGCCAGGGCCGATGACCGGGCCGCCTACGTGTGGTACGAGCCCGGTTACCATTGGGCAGACGTGCATATCGCCTATTCTTGCAGCTGGTTTTCCCATTGAGCAGTTAGTATTTGTATTTTACGATATAGGTATTGCGAGATCCAGTCGTAGAAAGCTCCTTACCGTTGAATGTTGCCGTTCCGGAAAAAAATCCGGCACTGTACACATGGCCATCAGGCGACACGCAAATTTTGATTCCCTGGTCTTCGCCTCGTCCTCCACCGGTGATCTGGAATTTGTTTGTTGCCAGGCCATCACCCGCGCCAACCTCTGCTATGATCATATCGGTGCTCCCTTGCGATTCAAAAGGAACCCGGGTATCAAAAGGAAAACTGCCTGTGCCAGGATAGGATCCGGATATTAAAATATTTCCGCTTGGACTAATGGCAATGCCACCAGGATAATCATTGTTGCCATTATTGAAACCGCTTTTACCCCAGGGGATTTCGTTATTTGTACTTCCGTCGGCATTCCATCTGCCAAGGAAAACATTAATATCTCCTCTACTGCCTACACCCAAGGGAGTTAAAGGGCCAATATATTTTCCCGTTACATATACGTTTCTCCCGTTATCAATTACAACATCATATCCGGAGTCTTCATTTGGAGATCCTGCTCGTCTGGACCACTCGAAGCGGCCTGGGTGTAATATCCATTTCGCAACAAAGGCATCAGTCCGACCAAGCGACTCGAGCGGTGGGTCGGACCCTGGAAAGATAATTACATCTTCAAATGTTCCGGCTAAGTAAGCATTTCCGTCGCTATCCACTTTCAAGGCATTAACGCGCTGATTACCAACATGTGTCAAAATAGTAGGCTGCCTGATCATTCCATTATTTGCGTCTACAAAAACAAAAACAATATCCTCATCGAAGGCAGACATCTTCGGGGCTCCGTTGAAAAAATTTATGTTATCTCTTCTTGGATCGCCAGTGAGGTTGCCTGCTAAGTAGACTCTTGGGCCTTCTGGAGTATTATAAAATGCCAATGCTGCACCATCATCATTGTCGGGGCCTCCATAAAGAGTAAACCATTGCCGCACACCTGCGGCATTGAATTTGGCAACGAAGCCATCAGAGTTACCCTGGGGTATTATATTGTTAATTTGTACTGCACCACCGACGAAACCGGTAAGGTATACATTCCCTTGATCATCCAGGGCCATGCCATTCGCAGCGTCATCTTCTACACTTCCATCCACGTATGCCCAGATCATCTGCCCAGAGATGTTATATTTCGCAATGTAAAAATCGTTTTTACCTTTTGAATTGGAGGAAAAAACTCTTCCGTCACCAAATCTGGTTTCGCCTCTCGTTATACCACATATGTATATATTTCCAACTGCGTCAGCAATGATGTCACGAGGCTCATTCCATTCGCTGGAAATACTCACCGCATTAGATTCGCTCTTCTTTATAATAACCGTATCTGTCTTAACATTGCTTTGGCCTCCATCGCCAAAAGCAGTCAGAGTTACGATATAGGATTTAGCTTCTTTGAATGTATGTTTGGGTGAAATCTCTGCGCTCTTCGCACCTTCATCTCCAAAATCCCAGCTATATGATTTCGCACCGGTTGACTTATTTGTGAAAGCAATTTCACAGGGGGCAAAGCATTCATTCTCAGGAAAGGTGAAGTTAGCGATAGGTTTCATTGACTTGACTTCAACTACGATAACCTTTGGTTCGGAAGCTACATTTTCTTCATTATAAGATGTTAACGATACGCTATATTTTCCGGGCTTTTCATATCGGTGTTTCGGATTCTGCTCTTTGCTGGTATTTGGATTAGACGGAGTGCTATTTTCTTCGTCACCGAAGTTCCATAGATAAGTTTTAGCATTTTTAGATAGATTGCTGAATGTCGCCGTAGCTGGCGCTATGCTATCATGGTCGAGCGTAACTGAAAAAATGGCTTCTGGTTTTGAGGCCGGTTTGGCATTCACCACGACTTTCTGTGTGATTCCATGACTGCCTCCGTCCGCACTTTTAGCAATTAGCTTAACATAGTAGTCTTTTCCGTCTTCAAAATTATATTCAATTGGCCCGCTGCCTGTTTTGATACCTTTTCCATCATCAAAATCCCATTCGAGGTTATTTGCATTTTCCGATCTGCTGGTGAATGTTACCTTACAAGGTGCAGTGCAGGTTTCTGGCGCGAAAGTAAATACAGCTACCGGCTGCGGTGGCAGCTCTTTATGACAGCCGAAAACGATTGCCAGTAACAAAAACTGAATTAAAATTCTTCTCATAGGTTCGGCTTG
It includes:
- a CDS encoding PKD domain-containing protein, whose translation is MRRILIQFLLLAIVFGCHKELPPQPVAVFTFAPETCTAPCKVTFTSRSENANNLEWDFDDGKGIKTGSGPIEYNFEDGKDYYVKLIAKSADGGSHGITQKVVVNAKPASKPEAIFSVTLDHDSIAPATATFSNLSKNAKTYLWNFGDEENSTPSNPNTSKEQNPKHRYEKPGKYSVSLTSYNEENVASEPKVIVVEVKSMKPIANFTFPENECFAPCEIAFTNKSTGAKSYSWDFGDEGAKSAEISPKHTFKEAKSYIVTLTAFGDGGQSNVKTDTVIIKKSESNAVSISSEWNEPRDIIADAVGNIYICGITRGETRFGDGRVFSSNSKGKNDFYIAKYNISGQMIWAYVDGSVEDDAANGMALDDQGNVYLTGFVGGAVQINNIIPQGNSDGFVAKFNAAGVRQWFTLYGGPDNDDGAALAFYNTPEGPRVYLAGNLTGDPRRDNINFFNGAPKMSAFDEDIVFVFVDANNGMIRQPTILTHVGNQRVNALKVDSDGNAYLAGTFEDVIIFPGSDPPLESLGRTDAFVAKWILHPGRFEWSRRAGSPNEDSGYDVVIDNGRNVYVTGKYIGPLTPLGVGSRGDINVFLGRWNADGSTNNEIPWGKSGFNNGNNDYPGGIAISPSGNILISGSYPGTGSFPFDTRVPFESQGSTDMIIAEVGAGDGLATNKFQITGGGRGEDQGIKICVSPDGHVYSAGFFSGTATFNGKELSTTGSRNTYIVKYKY
- a CDS encoding lipase family protein → MDILFTQKALGCAENCISKQPNKESRYLRRQSLIYEGKQSGNEILMLAAERLERNSRAVENAKLSKDVYDADKNFISPIEGQPEGWHKLDEAELNSIGINKSDLIDPISDFKAAIYKPSFKSPPPKYVVAFAGTDSVTDMEHNIKQGLGKKSEQYNYAMEIAKRIQNRVGTANVEFTGHSLGGGLASAASTVTGSKASTINSAGLNMATVKRLGIDPEVFEARAKNIDAFYSKSDPLNNIQDNFSLTPKAIGNRFDVNVPNMDQHSWLALIIPVIALSFLSPILSVVYGLRKSGNMALQGHSVDQMIVNFEYEKNMDEYILSIGKDTSMLG
- a CDS encoding ankyrin repeat domain-containing protein, which codes for MTQNSDLFRGEDCKIAEAVCNEDLNYLESHLNESNINHLNEGGLTFINLAYLKNKKKSFKWLINHSADPNVPIYQNGSYLTFLLNLAIKDDSNFYYQLLIGKGDFELKDYKGLSPVHNALRVSQFERALELIDAGANINVVDSHHQTPVFYLCQIGNYELAYKFLQRGADIDIPDDGGIKIAFMISNDQLPIKSKAYFWQQKILEEFIYH